A portion of the Chlamydia caviae GPIC genome contains these proteins:
- a CDS encoding CTP synthase, with translation MPFKCIFLTGGVVSSLGKGLTAASLALLLERQNLKVAMLKLDPYLNVDPGTMNPYEHGEVYVTNDGIETDLDLGHYHRFSSVNLSKYSTATSGQIYARVIKREREGVYLGSTVQVIPHITNEIIEVILECAKENQPDVLIVEIGGTVGDIESLPFLEAIRQFRCEHAANCFSIHMTYVPYLKAAGEVKTKPTQHSVQSLRGIGIIPDAILCRSETPLSNEVKKKISLFCNVPDSAVFNVVDVEHSIYEMPLMLSREKISTFITEKLGLFTKQEDLSDWKILIERLRNPLPNKVRIGLVGKYVQHKDAYKSVFESITHAALSLNCAVDILPLDSEDPHFLEALEECDGCLVPGGFGIRGWEGKITAAKLCRERGIPYFGICLGMQVLVVEYARNVMDLEKANSTEMDQDTPHPVICMMDGQAALVATGGTMRLGAYPCTLSPGTKVYEAYGQSEIMERHRHRYEVNFDYIQQLKDHGLNIVGRCPQQGLCEIVETENHPWMVGVQFHPEFLSKLITPHPLFVGFIQAALLYSKNKSHV, from the coding sequence GCTCTATTATTAGAGCGTCAAAATCTTAAAGTTGCCATGTTAAAACTGGATCCCTATCTTAACGTTGATCCGGGAACTATGAATCCTTACGAACACGGTGAGGTCTACGTTACCAACGACGGAATAGAGACGGATCTAGATCTTGGTCACTATCATCGATTCTCTTCAGTAAACCTATCGAAATATTCTACAGCAACCTCAGGACAAATCTACGCTCGAGTGATTAAAAGAGAACGCGAAGGAGTTTATCTAGGAAGCACTGTTCAAGTTATCCCTCATATTACTAACGAGATCATCGAAGTGATCCTAGAATGTGCTAAGGAAAATCAACCTGATGTATTAATCGTAGAAATTGGTGGCACTGTTGGTGATATAGAATCCCTACCTTTTCTCGAAGCTATTCGCCAATTCCGTTGCGAGCATGCGGCAAACTGCTTCAGCATTCATATGACTTATGTGCCTTATTTAAAAGCTGCTGGAGAGGTAAAAACAAAGCCTACGCAACATTCTGTTCAAAGCTTAAGAGGAATTGGAATTATTCCTGATGCCATTCTTTGCAGATCTGAAACGCCTCTAAGTAACGAGGTGAAAAAGAAAATCAGTCTATTTTGTAACGTCCCCGATAGCGCCGTTTTCAATGTTGTAGACGTCGAGCATTCCATTTATGAAATGCCCTTAATGCTCTCTCGAGAAAAGATTTCTACATTTATTACGGAAAAGTTAGGGCTATTTACAAAGCAAGAAGACTTAAGCGATTGGAAAATTCTCATAGAACGTCTACGCAATCCTCTTCCAAATAAAGTGCGTATTGGTTTGGTAGGTAAATACGTACAACATAAAGATGCGTATAAATCTGTCTTTGAGTCGATTACTCATGCCGCATTAAGTTTAAATTGCGCGGTAGACATTCTTCCTTTAGATTCTGAAGATCCTCATTTCCTTGAAGCCCTAGAAGAGTGTGATGGCTGTTTAGTTCCCGGAGGTTTTGGAATTCGTGGATGGGAAGGAAAAATTACTGCAGCAAAGCTCTGCCGAGAAAGAGGCATCCCTTACTTTGGTATTTGCCTAGGAATGCAAGTTCTTGTTGTTGAGTATGCTCGCAATGTCATGGACTTAGAAAAAGCCAATTCAACAGAAATGGATCAAGATACACCACATCCTGTTATCTGTATGATGGATGGACAAGCCGCTCTAGTCGCTACCGGGGGAACCATGCGTCTTGGCGCCTACCCTTGCACACTATCTCCAGGAACCAAGGTGTATGAAGCCTACGGACAATCCGAAATTATGGAACGCCATCGCCACCGCTATGAAGTAAATTTTGACTATATACAGCAATTAAAAGATCACGGTCTGAATATCGTGGGGAGATGTCCGCAACAAGGACTTTGTGAAATCGTAGAAACCGAAAATCATCCCTGGATGGTCGGTGTGCAATTCCATCCTGAGTTCCTGTCAAAATTGATAACACCTCATCCTCTATTTGTAGGCTTTATTCAGGCAGCACTTCTATACTCGAAGAATAAAAGCCATGTCTAA
- the ruvX gene encoding Holliday junction resolvase RuvX, producing MSNPKNKKEKTFLGIDYGQRRIGLAYAASPLFISLPIGCIEAGNTVEATAKILFNIIQERSVSCVVLGNPIPMQKGQKSALQEEITKLSSLIQESCGVEVILWDERLSSAQAERMLKGDCGLSRKKRKGKTDTIAATLILTSFLESSPPKIFLKKTCPKPPVR from the coding sequence ATGTCTAATCCTAAGAATAAGAAAGAAAAAACTTTCCTAGGTATAGACTATGGACAGAGGCGCATAGGCCTTGCCTATGCCGCCTCGCCTCTGTTCATCAGTCTACCTATAGGATGTATAGAAGCAGGAAATACAGTAGAGGCTACCGCTAAAATTCTTTTCAATATTATTCAAGAACGCAGCGTATCTTGTGTTGTGTTAGGGAATCCTATTCCTATGCAAAAAGGACAAAAATCCGCCCTACAAGAAGAAATCACCAAACTTTCTTCCTTAATTCAGGAATCTTGTGGCGTTGAAGTTATCCTTTGGGATGAAAGACTTTCTTCTGCACAAGCAGAGCGCATGCTAAAAGGTGATTGCGGATTAAGTAGAAAAAAAAGAAAAGGGAAAACCGATACTATTGCCGCAACGCTAATTCTCACCAGCTTTTTAGAAAGCTCCCCCCCAAAGATATTCCTAAAAAAAACATGCCCGAAGCCTCCTGTCAGATAG